From Vidua macroura isolate BioBank_ID:100142 chromosome 8, ASM2450914v1, whole genome shotgun sequence, one genomic window encodes:
- the NOLC1 gene encoding nucleolar and coiled-body phosphoprotein 1: protein MAERRAVPSDLFPLVLAFLRESGCQGAARAFAREAAAVAKEQDPNAASLLDIFTYWLRSPAAKKRKLVPNGGQAKRKPSASSSDSSSEEDEKPPAKKPAKASAVPKAKAVPAAKMAESSSEDSSDDSDSEEEKKPAKKGVKPVVKPAGAKIQPQKKAESSSSDSSSSDEEAPKKQPPKAATPKLGSKAAQAATKVVNGKAASSSSSSEDSDEEKAAPKKAVPKKSPLPKSAATQACPGKTKRAKKSSSSEDSSDSSDDEKPPAKQKPKSGPYSAVPPPQGTQTKKGLAKAPAKKAESSDSSDSSDEAEQVPSKAEAGKAVVAKTIPAPQKKAVTSKKAESSSDSDSDSSSEDDKKKVGNKLPAKQPAIKNTSKPAKVVVKPGQAKKDSSSSSDSSDSDSSDKKAAPVKPTTKAATSAAKKPPAATKKAQSSSDSDSSSSSSEDEKKKGPPAKPAGKVAKPLSKPSTPAPKADTSDSDSSSSEEEEKPAGKLATKSTGAAKAAVGKKAAASSSSSSSSDSSSEEDGKPKKAVKGVQNGSKATASTEKAKASAVAANNMKSKPAGGSSNSSESSSEEETGKVNGGKVGKKQKREDVQEPETPHSKKAKMKAKTPHTVPKVKRPSSPFRRVREEEIEVDARVADNSFEAKKGAAGDWGEKANNILKYTKGKSFRHEKTKKKRGSYRGGTISTQVNSVKFESD, encoded by the exons ATGGCGGAGCGGCGCGCGGTGCCCAGCGACCTGTTCCCCCTCGTGCTCGCGTTCCTGCGCGAGAGCGGCTGCCAGGGCGCCGCGCGCGCCTTCGCCAgggaggcggcggcggtggcg AAGGAGCAGGACCCCAACGCGGCCTCCCTCCTGGACATCTTCACCTACTGGCTGCG GTCTCCAGCGGCCAAGAAGAGAAAGCTGGTCCCGAACGGCGGCCAGGCGAAGAGGAAGCCGTCCgccagcagcagtgacagctccAGCGAAGAGGATGAGAAGCCCCCGGCCAAGAAGCCTG CTAAAGCATCAGCTGTGCCCAAAGCAAAAGCAGTTCCTGCAGCCAAgatggcagagagcagcagtgaggaCTCCAGTGATGATTCAGACTcggaggaggagaagaagccAGCAAAG AAAGGTGTAAAACCTGTGGTGAAGCCAGCTGGAGCCAAAATCCAGCCTCAGAAGAAAGCAGAGAGTTCCAGTTCTGACTCAAGCAGCTCAGATGAAGAAGCACCAAAGAAGCAACCACCAAAAGCAGCAACACCTAAATTAG GAAGTAAAGCTGCCCAGGCAGCCACCAAAGTTGTCAatggaaaagcagcaagcagtagcagcagcagtgaagatTCTGATGAGGAAAAAGCTGCACCAAAAAAG GCTGTTCCCAAGAAATCACCTCTGCCAAAATCTGCAGCCACTCAAGCATGTCCAGGGAAAACCAAACGTGCCAAGAAAAGTTCCAGTAGTGAGGACTCATCTGACAGCTCAGATGATGAAAAGCCAcctgcaaaacaaaagccaaaatctG GTCCATACAGTGCTGTACCACCTCCTCAAGGAACACAGACAAAGAAGGGCCTTGCTAAGGCTCCTGCAAAAAAGGCTGAGAGCAGTGACTCTTCAGACAGTAGTGATGAGGCAGAGCAGGTGCCCTCAAAGGCAGAAGCAG GCAAAGCAGTAGTAGCTAAAACAATCCCTGCCCCCCAGAAGAAAGCTGTGACTAGCAAGAAGGCTGAATCCAGTTCTGACAGTGACTCAG atTCTAGCTCTGAAGATGATAAAAAGAAGGTAGGGAATAAGCTCCCTGCTAAACAACCTGCGATAAAGAATACTTCCAAACCAGCAAAAGTAGTTGTCAAGCCTGGACAAGCAAAGAAAGACTCCAGTTCTTCCTCAGACAGCTCAG ATTCTGATAGTTCTGACAAGAAGGCAGCTCCTGTGAAGCCCACAACTAAAGCAGCAACCTCTGCAGCAAAGAAGCCGCCAGCTGCCACAAAGAAAGCACAAAGTAGCTCTGATTCAGATAGCAGCTCCAGCAGTTCTGAGGATGAGAAGAAGAAAGGCCCTCCAGCTAAACCAGCTGGCAAAGTGGCTAAGCCACTGTCCAAACCTTCTACTCCAGCTCCCAAAGCAGACACATCTGACTCTGATAGCTCAAGCAGcgaagaagaagaaaaaccagcAGGGAAACTGGCCACCAAATCTACAGgggcagcaaaagcagctgtggGGAAGAAGGCAGCTGCTTCTAGTAGTAGCAGCAGTTCATCAGACAGTTCCAGTGAAGAGGATGGAAAGCCCAAAAAGGCAGTGAAGGGGGTGCAGAATGGTTCTAAAGCCACTGCCtccacagagaaagcaaaagcatcTGCAGTAGCTGCAAACAACATGAAGTCTAAGccagctggtggcagcagtAATAGCAGTGAAAGCAGCTCAGAAGAAGAGACTGGAAAAGTCAATGGAG GCAAAGTCgggaagaaacagaagaggGAAGATGTTCAGGAGCCAGAAACACCACACAGtaaaaaagcaaagatgaaaGCCAAAACACCACACACAGTTCCCAAGGTGAAACGG CCCTCCTCTCCATTCCGCCGCGTAAGGGAAGAAGAGATTGAGGTGGATGCCCGTGTGGCTGATAACTCATTTGAAGCAAAG AAAGGAGCAGCTGGTGACTGGGGTGAGAAAGCTAACAACATCCTGAAATACACTAAAGGCAAATCTTTCCGTcatgagaaaacaaagaaaaagcgAGGCAGCTACCGTGGGGGCACTATATCGACCCAAGTCAATTCCGTCAAGTTTGAAAGTGACTGA